A single genomic interval of Fibrobacter sp. UWB4 harbors:
- a CDS encoding bifunctional UDP-sugar hydrolase/5'-nucleotidase, giving the protein MNKLKYLLPLVVFGVFSCSGKQPQVSGDKQVLASPRSIVVVYENDVHCNMEGYAKFAGLRDAIADTADVVTVSSGDFLQGGAMGSISRGGYVVSMMNAVGYDVVTLGNHEFDYKIPRLMELSDSMNAAIVCANLVQKGTLTPLFKPYVLKQIGAKKIAFVGVLTPQTLVGEAYAFTDESLKTLYDIPAKDIFNLVQLAVDDARKAGADYVILLSHLGFVPPVSSVEVVQKTTGIDAVLDGHSHSIVGEKFVLNSDGDSVLVSQTGTKFQNVGMLDIYPDGKSHSRLISMDSVVAVNRKVAAVHDSLLALTAADLQKVVSNTKFDLTINGDDGKRLVRKGETNLGDLAADAMRFSVGAQIGIENGGSVRVTIPAGAVKYQDILNVMPFANGMCLIRATGRQIKEALAQGASKLPEESGGFLQVSGLRYTVVVEKSEIAATRVRIENVQVETDKGFVAIDENALYTVGLSSYVAYEGGEITAFRESEIVMDKVMTDSDAMVKFLKSLGDEIPEAYRKPQGRIAVKNSGE; this is encoded by the coding sequence ATGAATAAGCTAAAGTACTTGTTGCCTTTGGTTGTTTTTGGCGTGTTTTCTTGTTCAGGGAAACAGCCTCAGGTGTCGGGCGATAAACAGGTTTTGGCTTCGCCCCGGAGTATTGTTGTCGTTTACGAAAACGATGTTCATTGCAATATGGAGGGCTATGCAAAGTTTGCAGGCCTTCGTGATGCGATTGCGGATACGGCTGATGTCGTGACGGTTTCCTCTGGCGATTTTTTGCAGGGCGGTGCGATGGGGAGCATCTCTCGTGGCGGCTATGTTGTATCCATGATGAACGCAGTCGGTTACGATGTCGTGACGCTTGGTAACCATGAATTTGATTATAAGATTCCGCGCTTGATGGAACTTTCTGATTCCATGAACGCAGCAATTGTTTGTGCGAACCTTGTGCAGAAAGGAACTTTGACGCCGCTGTTTAAGCCCTATGTTTTAAAGCAGATTGGCGCAAAAAAGATTGCATTTGTCGGAGTGCTGACACCGCAAACTTTAGTGGGGGAGGCTTACGCGTTTACGGATGAATCGCTAAAGACTTTGTATGACATTCCTGCAAAGGATATTTTCAATTTGGTGCAGTTGGCGGTTGATGATGCGCGTAAAGCAGGCGCAGATTACGTGATTTTGCTTTCGCACTTGGGGTTTGTGCCGCCGGTGAGTTCCGTTGAGGTTGTCCAGAAAACGACGGGGATTGACGCTGTGCTAGACGGACATTCGCATAGTATTGTTGGTGAAAAATTTGTTTTAAATTCTGATGGCGACAGTGTTCTTGTGTCGCAGACGGGAACAAAATTCCAGAATGTCGGAATGCTGGATATTTATCCCGACGGGAAATCCCATTCTCGGTTGATTTCGATGGATAGTGTAGTTGCTGTGAACCGTAAAGTCGCGGCTGTTCACGATAGCTTGCTTGCATTGACTGCCGCCGATTTACAGAAGGTTGTCTCGAATACGAAATTTGATTTGACGATCAATGGTGATGACGGAAAGCGTTTGGTTCGCAAGGGCGAAACAAACTTGGGCGACTTGGCGGCCGATGCCATGCGTTTTTCTGTGGGGGCGCAAATTGGAATCGAAAATGGCGGGAGTGTCCGCGTGACGATCCCTGCGGGCGCAGTGAAATATCAAGACATTCTGAATGTGATGCCTTTTGCAAACGGAATGTGCTTGATTCGTGCGACTGGGCGCCAAATTAAGGAGGCGCTTGCACAAGGCGCTTCGAAATTGCCTGAGGAATCCGGCGGATTCTTGCAAGTTTCGGGCTTACGTTATACGGTTGTCGTTGAAAAATCGGAAATCGCAGCAACGCGAGTGCGCATTGAAAATGTTCAAGTGGAAACTGATAAAGGTTTTGTCGCTATTGATGAAAATGCGCTTTATACGGTCGGATTGTCGTCTTATGTGGCGTACGAAGGCGGTGAAATTACGGCATTCCGCGAAAGTGAAATCGTCATGGATAAGGTCATGACCGATAGCGATGCCATGGTGAAATTTTTGAAAAGCTTGGGTGACGAAATCCCCGAAGCTTACCGAAAGCCGCAGGGGAGGATTGCGGTGAAAAATAGTGGTGAATAA
- the purB gene encoding adenylosuccinate lyase — protein sequence MRDQFESPLIKRYASKEMSFIFSPQYKFQTWRRLWIYLAESEMELGLPITQEQVDELKAHEKDINFEVAEEEEKRRRHDVMSHVYAYGVQCPKAKGIIHLGATSAFVGDNTDLIQMQQAMILVRKRLCRVMDKLSKFAMEYKDMAQLGATHFQAAQLTTVGKRACLWLQDMLIDLEELNFLIEVLPFRGVKGTTGTQASFMDLFNGDEEKIMELDRRVTAKAGFKRVLTITGQTYTRKWDNRVNQVLSSIAQSLHKFATDMRLMQGVKEVEEPFEKTQIGSSAMAYKRNPMRSERICSLARFVMAQVNSTAFTQATQWFERTLDDSANKRLAIPEAFLAMDAMLIIAENVTNGLVVYPKVIEKRIMAELPFMATENIIMEGVKNGGDRQELHEEIRVMSMEAGKVVKEQGKDNDLLERVLKNEKFQKLGITEEKLKEILDLRKFVGRAPGQVVKFVTEEVRPAIEAIPAWDSIDAGELKV from the coding sequence ATGCGTGATCAATTCGAAAGCCCGCTTATCAAGCGTTATGCTAGCAAGGAAATGAGTTTCATCTTCAGCCCGCAGTACAAGTTCCAGACTTGGCGGAGGCTCTGGATTTACCTCGCCGAATCCGAAATGGAACTCGGCCTTCCGATTACGCAGGAGCAGGTGGACGAACTGAAGGCCCACGAAAAGGACATCAACTTCGAAGTCGCCGAAGAAGAAGAAAAGCGCCGCCGTCACGACGTGATGAGCCACGTTTACGCTTACGGCGTCCAGTGCCCCAAGGCCAAGGGCATCATCCACCTCGGTGCAACGTCTGCATTCGTGGGCGACAACACCGACCTTATCCAGATGCAGCAGGCTATGATCCTCGTGCGCAAGCGTCTTTGCCGCGTGATGGACAAGCTTTCCAAGTTTGCGATGGAATACAAGGACATGGCTCAGCTCGGCGCTACGCACTTCCAGGCAGCACAGCTCACGACTGTCGGCAAGCGCGCTTGCCTCTGGCTCCAGGACATGCTCATCGACCTCGAAGAATTGAACTTCCTCATTGAAGTGCTTCCGTTCCGCGGCGTGAAGGGCACGACCGGTACGCAGGCCAGCTTCATGGACCTGTTCAACGGCGACGAAGAAAAGATTATGGAACTCGACCGCCGCGTGACCGCCAAGGCAGGCTTCAAGCGCGTGCTCACCATCACCGGCCAGACCTACACCCGTAAGTGGGACAACCGCGTGAACCAGGTGCTCAGCTCCATCGCTCAGAGTTTGCACAAGTTCGCTACCGACATGCGCCTCATGCAGGGCGTCAAAGAAGTGGAAGAACCGTTCGAAAAGACTCAGATCGGCTCCAGCGCCATGGCTTACAAGCGTAATCCGATGCGCAGCGAACGTATCTGCTCCCTCGCTCGTTTCGTGATGGCTCAGGTCAACAGCACCGCCTTCACGCAGGCAACGCAGTGGTTCGAACGTACGCTCGACGATAGTGCGAACAAGCGCTTGGCAATTCCTGAAGCATTCCTCGCTATGGACGCCATGCTCATCATCGCTGAAAACGTCACGAACGGTCTCGTTGTTTATCCGAAGGTTATCGAAAAGCGCATCATGGCCGAACTCCCGTTCATGGCAACTGAAAACATCATCATGGAAGGTGTGAAGAATGGCGGCGACCGTCAGGAACTCCACGAAGAAATCCGCGTGATGTCCATGGAAGCTGGCAAGGTCGTGAAGGAACAGGGCAAGGACAACGACTTGCTCGAACGTGTCTTGAAGAACGAAAAGTTCCAGAAGCTCGGCATTACCGAAGAAAAGCTCAAGGAAATCCTCGACCTCCGCAAGTTCGTGGGTCGCGCTCCGGGACAGGTCGTGAAGTTCGTTACGGAAGAAGTCCGTCCGGCTATCGAAGCGATTCCGGCATGGGATTCTATCGACGCTGGCGAACTCAAGGTGTAA
- the argH gene encoding argininosuccinate lyase has translation MAKKKDTQTNMWTGRFASGMAQSMVDLSFSLQFDAELIEEDIEGSIGHGKGLVESGVLSKADYKKICDGLKSILDDYHAGKNLWCDSDEDIHMAVERVLTERIGALGKKIHTGRSRNDQVCTDFKLYMRHRAAEIRQLEIELMETVLDLSKKYFGKMMPGYTHLQQAQPIYFSHYLMSMFFAVSRDVKRLDNFLELHSQLPLGSGAMAGSAFPYHRALVAEALGFKDVSPNSIDAVSHRDMMLEFNADLAIIANTMSRYAEDFVNWSSSEFGYLTLHDAFSSGSSMMPQKKNPDSMELIRGKSGRMLGNFTALYTLAKGAPLSYSRDLQEDKEPVFDSVHNVKVILRVMKEALETARFNFETMHSKMLPALLATDLADLLVEAGVPFRDAHHVVGSLVGDAARAGKQFTELSDEAWAAAGVPDVAKMKKTLTFEYSISKRNIEGGTGPKSVKQQFTKAAALLKKLKK, from the coding sequence ATGGCTAAGAAGAAAGATACCCAGACTAACATGTGGACGGGCCGTTTTGCGAGTGGCATGGCTCAGAGCATGGTCGATTTAAGTTTCAGCTTGCAGTTTGATGCAGAACTCATCGAAGAAGATATCGAAGGGAGCATCGGACATGGCAAGGGTCTTGTGGAATCTGGAGTTCTTTCGAAGGCCGACTACAAGAAGATTTGCGATGGCCTCAAGAGCATTCTCGACGACTACCACGCCGGCAAGAATCTCTGGTGCGATAGCGACGAAGACATCCACATGGCCGTGGAACGCGTACTCACCGAACGCATCGGCGCACTCGGCAAGAAGATTCACACAGGCCGTAGCCGCAATGACCAGGTCTGCACGGACTTCAAGCTTTACATGCGTCACCGCGCTGCAGAAATCCGCCAGCTCGAAATTGAACTTATGGAAACGGTTTTGGACCTTTCCAAGAAGTACTTTGGCAAGATGATGCCGGGCTACACGCACTTGCAGCAGGCACAGCCGATTTACTTTAGCCATTACCTCATGAGCATGTTCTTTGCCGTGAGCCGTGACGTGAAGCGCCTCGACAACTTCCTCGAATTGCATAGCCAGCTCCCACTTGGCAGTGGCGCCATGGCTGGTTCTGCATTCCCGTACCACCGCGCACTCGTTGCCGAAGCCCTTGGCTTTAAGGACGTAAGTCCGAACAGCATTGACGCCGTAAGCCATCGCGACATGATGCTCGAATTCAACGCCGACCTCGCCATCATCGCAAACACGATGAGCCGTTATGCCGAAGACTTTGTGAACTGGAGCTCTAGCGAATTTGGCTACCTCACATTGCACGACGCATTCTCCAGCGGTTCTTCGATGATGCCGCAGAAGAAGAATCCGGACTCCATGGAACTTATCCGTGGAAAGTCTGGCCGCATGCTCGGGAACTTCACTGCACTTTACACGCTCGCGAAGGGCGCCCCGCTCAGCTACAGCCGCGACTTGCAAGAAGACAAGGAACCGGTCTTTGACAGTGTCCACAACGTGAAGGTGATTCTCCGCGTGATGAAGGAAGCTTTGGAAACCGCACGATTCAACTTTGAAACGATGCACTCGAAGATGCTCCCGGCACTCCTTGCTACCGATCTTGCAGATTTGCTCGTGGAAGCAGGCGTTCCGTTCCGCGACGCCCACCACGTCGTGGGAAGCCTCGTCGGCGATGCAGCACGTGCAGGCAAGCAGTTTACGGAACTTTCTGACGAGGCTTGGGCCGCCGCAGGCGTCCCGGACGTCGCCAAGATGAAGAAGACGCTTACGTTCGAATACAGCATAAGCAAGCGCAACATCGAAGGCGGTACAGGTCCGAAGTCCGTGAAGCAGCAGTTCACGAAAGCCGCCGCCCTCCTCAAGAAGCTCAAGAAGTAA
- a CDS encoding S8 family serine peptidase yields the protein MNKNISMLVVCGALAMSAQAADQDATMKADVLGRHVTSTRNIPKAYIKDVKKSVNQKSDMVKTKSLAKDANYPSEAGIAKTYGIFEHRNGKRWYSLNNKNDIPESEYLKKINEIEDKDTARKKFEDEDKTKYTCSNIRDLSNYSVVKASDECVGKDFCTVKNIKLAGPPSLDRTISETIDFWNYESVINNSNLLQVTRNYSGHNIGISVTDIGVPFVEYEHVPSDKYFVITNNGLEIASSIIHGTKTSWVINHVASDATLYGLHEACGKTVPVDGYKKSPKIYIGNHSYGDGSFYYSATYIDDFIYATRTIEVASAGNLGYKKATAAQISEIATGVNVISVGAVHNNLTYHQTSSWANPKYSKKGDPSFSGEAYVKPEIANFSDILFPDKGAAGILNKHYDSEYQVLTPYFTQTSSSTPYTTASIALLLERYPFYRWHPEVVKALLLTSSIKKIIGAKDHDPDNGDYAMGVPDGRAMFEKNRSRFWNGNNEDFFKNGKISFTESGIQSGKKYRIAIAWLSSGTAVAQYGRLPQDINLKVKQNGRTIARSESTSNPFELVDFAAESGGDLEIIIERKEGMGENLGGRVLLGYNFLELPDAYQRR from the coding sequence ATGAATAAAAATATATCAATGTTGGTTGTTTGCGGTGCACTCGCTATGAGTGCACAAGCGGCAGATCAGGATGCGACCATGAAGGCTGATGTGCTTGGACGCCATGTCACGTCCACGCGTAATATACCGAAAGCCTATATAAAGGATGTCAAGAAATCGGTTAATCAGAAGTCCGATATGGTTAAAACGAAATCATTGGCTAAGGATGCTAATTATCCGTCAGAGGCGGGAATTGCAAAGACTTATGGTATTTTTGAACACCGTAATGGAAAAAGGTGGTATTCTCTTAATAATAAAAATGATATACCAGAATCGGAGTATTTGAAGAAGATTAATGAAATAGAAGATAAGGATACGGCGAGAAAGAAATTTGAAGATGAAGATAAAACAAAATATACTTGTTCAAATATAAGAGATTTATCAAATTATTCTGTCGTTAAAGCGTCGGATGAATGTGTTGGAAAAGATTTTTGTACGGTTAAAAATATAAAACTTGCTGGGCCACCATCTTTAGATCGTACTATTAGTGAAACGATAGATTTTTGGAATTATGAGTCTGTAATAAATAATTCAAACTTACTCCAAGTTACACGGAACTATAGTGGCCATAATATTGGTATATCAGTGACGGATATTGGCGTTCCCTTTGTGGAATATGAGCATGTTCCAAGTGATAAATATTTTGTGATTACAAATAATGGACTAGAAATAGCTTCTAGTATTATTCATGGAACAAAAACTAGTTGGGTAATAAATCATGTCGCATCGGACGCAACTCTTTATGGACTTCATGAGGCATGTGGAAAAACTGTTCCGGTAGATGGTTACAAAAAGAGTCCCAAGATATATATTGGTAATCATTCGTATGGGGATGGTTCTTTCTATTATAGTGCAACATATATTGATGATTTTATTTATGCGACAAGAACGATTGAAGTTGCTAGTGCGGGAAATCTTGGCTACAAAAAAGCAACTGCAGCTCAAATATCGGAAATTGCGACAGGAGTCAATGTTATTTCGGTTGGGGCTGTACATAATAATTTGACATATCATCAGACGTCTAGTTGGGCTAATCCCAAGTATTCCAAAAAAGGCGATCCTTCTTTTAGTGGGGAAGCGTATGTCAAACCAGAAATAGCAAATTTCTCTGATATCCTTTTCCCGGATAAAGGTGCAGCAGGGATACTAAATAAACATTATGATTCTGAGTACCAAGTGCTTACACCTTATTTTACCCAGACAAGTTCTTCGACTCCTTATACAACTGCTTCCATAGCCCTTTTGTTGGAGCGTTATCCGTTTTATAGGTGGCACCCTGAGGTCGTGAAGGCGCTTTTACTGACATCCAGTATCAAGAAAATTATTGGGGCGAAGGATCATGATCCCGATAATGGTGATTATGCTATGGGTGTTCCTGATGGCAGAGCCATGTTTGAAAAGAATCGCTCCCGTTTTTGGAATGGCAATAATGAGGATTTTTTCAAGAACGGAAAGATTTCATTTACTGAAAGTGGTATTCAAAGCGGGAAGAAATATCGTATTGCTATTGCTTGGCTTTCAAGTGGAACTGCCGTTGCGCAGTATGGAAGGCTTCCGCAAGATATAAACCTCAAGGTAAAGCAAAATGGCAGAACGATTGCAAGATCGGAATCAACATCAAATCCGTTTGAATTGGTTGATTTTGCGGCTGAAAGTGGAGGAGACTTGGAAATTATCATTGAACGAAAAGAAGGGATGGGTGAAAACCTGGGCGGTCGTGTGCTGCTAGGCTATAATTTCCTGGAACTTCCGGATGCGTACCAGAGAAGGTAA
- the metG gene encoding methionine--tRNA ligase, giving the protein MKNFYVTTPIYYVNDAPHIGHSYTTVLADILTRFHKIIGYQTFFLTGTDEHGQKVQRAAAKRNVTPQEHVDEYYHRFEDLWKKMNIQNDFFIRTTMPEHKAFVQECLQKLWDKGEIYSKEYEGWYSVGEERFFSEDELDENKCDPISHRPVEWLKEKNYFFKMGSYQQKLIDFLESHKDWIVPDYRWNEIRGFLRQPLNDLCISRPKIRLSWGIPLPFDPDYVTYVWFDALLNYVSASTAFHKTYADGTPIWPASYHLIGKDILTTHSVYWPTMLMALDIPLPQHILAHGWWLVNGGEKMSKSAGNVVNPMDYMEKYGIDAFRYFLAREMVVGQDANFTHEGFVRRINSDLANDLGNVLNRVHRLVLTNFGGVLPAPNALDDAANEVISIANRVRTNVMEWVPQVKLSQVVEEIMTLVRSVNRYLEIKAPWKLAKDPNAKDELATVLYISAEAVRLSLSMLWPVIPGKSEEGLAMIGSKFTDQNDLVWGILKGGEKFGEGKPLFPRIEEEVKKAEPQQAKPKQNKPLMAADVPAAMDLRVAQIKEVADHPDASSLYVLKVDAGEGELRTICSGLKSSYQANELQDRKILLFANLKPSALRGIMSQGMLFAGDLEPETHKCRLVSVPEDAKPGDRALFKGVTPSEPRELKVKDFEKIALTAKGGAVFCDALALEVNGNPVTCDVADGAGIH; this is encoded by the coding sequence ATGAAAAATTTTTACGTCACCACTCCGATTTATTACGTCAATGATGCCCCGCATATCGGGCATTCCTACACGACCGTTCTTGCTGATATCCTTACCCGCTTCCACAAGATCATCGGCTACCAGACATTTTTCTTGACCGGTACCGACGAACACGGCCAGAAGGTGCAGCGCGCCGCTGCCAAGCGTAACGTGACTCCGCAAGAACACGTGGACGAATACTACCACCGCTTCGAAGACCTCTGGAAGAAGATGAACATCCAGAACGACTTCTTCATCCGCACAACGATGCCGGAACACAAGGCTTTTGTGCAGGAATGTTTGCAGAAGCTCTGGGACAAGGGCGAAATTTACTCGAAGGAATACGAAGGCTGGTACTCCGTCGGCGAAGAACGCTTCTTCAGCGAAGACGAACTCGACGAAAACAAGTGCGATCCGATCAGCCATCGCCCGGTGGAATGGCTCAAGGAAAAGAACTACTTCTTCAAAATGGGTTCTTACCAGCAGAAGTTGATTGACTTCTTGGAAAGCCACAAGGACTGGATTGTGCCGGACTACCGCTGGAACGAAATCCGCGGATTCCTCCGCCAGCCGCTGAACGACCTCTGCATCAGCCGTCCGAAGATCCGCCTCAGCTGGGGCATTCCGCTGCCGTTCGACCCGGACTACGTGACTTACGTCTGGTTTGACGCTCTCCTCAACTATGTGAGCGCCTCCACCGCCTTCCACAAGACTTATGCTGACGGCACTCCGATTTGGCCAGCCTCTTACCACCTCATCGGTAAGGACATTTTGACGACCCATAGCGTCTATTGGCCGACCATGCTCATGGCTCTCGACATTCCGCTCCCGCAGCACATCCTCGCCCACGGCTGGTGGCTCGTGAACGGAGGCGAAAAGATGAGTAAGTCCGCAGGTAACGTCGTGAACCCGATGGACTACATGGAAAAGTACGGCATCGACGCCTTCCGCTACTTTCTCGCTCGAGAAATGGTTGTCGGTCAAGACGCGAACTTCACGCACGAAGGCTTTGTCCGCCGCATCAACAGCGACCTCGCCAACGACCTCGGTAACGTCTTGAACCGCGTCCACCGCTTGGTGCTCACGAACTTCGGCGGCGTACTCCCGGCTCCGAACGCTCTCGACGATGCAGCAAACGAAGTGATTTCGATTGCAAACCGCGTCCGCACGAACGTGATGGAATGGGTTCCACAGGTCAAGCTCTCGCAGGTCGTCGAAGAAATCATGACGCTTGTCCGCAGCGTGAACCGCTACCTCGAAATCAAGGCTCCATGGAAGCTCGCGAAGGATCCGAACGCCAAGGACGAACTTGCAACAGTGCTTTACATTTCTGCTGAAGCCGTGCGTCTCTCGCTCAGCATGCTCTGGCCGGTCATCCCGGGCAAGAGCGAAGAAGGTCTCGCCATGATCGGTAGCAAGTTCACCGACCAGAACGACCTCGTGTGGGGCATCCTCAAGGGTGGTGAAAAGTTCGGCGAAGGCAAGCCGCTCTTCCCGCGTATCGAAGAAGAAGTCAAGAAAGCAGAACCGCAGCAGGCCAAGCCGAAGCAGAACAAGCCGCTGATGGCAGCTGACGTTCCGGCCGCTATGGACCTCCGTGTTGCACAAATTAAGGAAGTTGCCGATCACCCGGATGCAAGCAGCTTGTACGTACTCAAGGTCGATGCAGGCGAAGGCGAACTCCGCACGATTTGCAGTGGCCTCAAGAGCAGCTACCAGGCAAACGAACTCCAGGACCGCAAGATTCTCTTGTTCGCAAACTTGAAACCGAGCGCCCTCCGTGGTATCATGAGCCAGGGTATGCTCTTTGCAGGCGACCTCGAACCGGAAACGCACAAGTGCAGACTCGTGAGCGTTCCGGAAGACGCCAAGCCGGGTGACCGTGCTTTGTTCAAGGGTGTTACCCCGAGCGAACCGCGCGAACTCAAGGTCAAGGACTTCGAAAAGATTGCCCTTACCGCAAAGGGTGGCGCTGTGTTCTGTGACGCGCTCGCTCTTGAAGTGAACGGCAATCCTGTGACCTGCGACGTCGCAGACGGCGCGGGCATTCACTAA
- a CDS encoding nitroreductase family protein, whose product MSFIDLARDRFSCRAFSDQEVEPEKLMQVLEAGRISPTAVNGQPVFVKVLQSPEALKKVRSLTRMAYNAPVVLMVCYDDNKVYSPTAYMDDFKSGIMDSSIVTTSMMMQATDLGLATLWARGFNASHIEHEFGFESNIKLACLLDIGYADPVNGVPSPRHDLRKPMNEFAEKL is encoded by the coding sequence ATGTCTTTTATTGATTTGGCTAGAGATCGTTTTAGTTGCCGTGCGTTTAGCGACCAGGAAGTTGAACCCGAAAAACTGATGCAGGTGCTCGAAGCGGGGCGCATCTCGCCGACGGCGGTAAACGGTCAGCCTGTGTTTGTCAAGGTTCTCCAGTCCCCTGAAGCTCTCAAGAAGGTCCGTTCTCTCACGCGTATGGCGTATAATGCTCCAGTTGTGTTGATGGTCTGCTATGACGACAATAAGGTCTATTCACCGACCGCGTATATGGACGATTTCAAAAGCGGTATCATGGATTCCAGCATTGTTACGACTTCGATGATGATGCAGGCGACTGACCTCGGGCTTGCAACGCTTTGGGCTCGTGGCTTCAACGCTTCCCACATCGAACATGAATTCGGTTTTGAATCGAACATCAAGCTTGCTTGCCTTTTGGACATTGGCTATGCCGATCCGGTCAATGGCGTTCCTTCGCCGCGACATGACTTGCGTAAGCCGATGAATGAATTTGCCGAAAAGCTTTAA
- a CDS encoding glycosyltransferase: MKQKILFVCDKNECTSFGRLTMNLVKAVAGEYEPHVLWLKTPKFFGARTSCEAAGEHSIYTSHEVWAKSLYSGFVSFRSPLKNLVKTLQPQVVFFIRPELGFLVPVVKGMAQTVMFVHDTFAETLYPNSLKFRLLNLFYIRPTVEADFFVYNSNWTREQAALHFGVKMSSKPGCVIGCPIDRDLFNKPEVKPSASEKKAFARKYGIRNFDGMCLNVSLDEPRKNIETYFEMASLRPDIAFVRIGKFSDRLRGIVNEKKLYNVYHFSNFNADVLRDFYRHADLMVYPSLLEGFGLPPIEAIACGIPAVGAATSAVKENLEGVCPLVDPPTDAEAYARVLDRVLAGENVIDEKKAAALLGHCSMNSFSKRVLEFLNSISSRF; this comes from the coding sequence ATGAAGCAGAAAATACTTTTTGTTTGCGATAAGAATGAATGTACCAGTTTTGGACGCTTGACCATGAACTTGGTCAAGGCTGTTGCTGGGGAATACGAACCTCACGTATTGTGGCTCAAGACTCCCAAGTTTTTTGGAGCGCGCACATCCTGTGAAGCCGCAGGAGAACATTCTATTTACACATCGCATGAGGTGTGGGCGAAATCGCTGTATTCTGGTTTTGTTTCGTTCCGTAGTCCGCTAAAAAATCTGGTGAAAACGCTTCAACCTCAGGTGGTTTTCTTCATTCGTCCGGAACTGGGTTTTTTGGTGCCGGTGGTCAAGGGTATGGCTCAAACGGTGATGTTTGTGCATGATACCTTTGCTGAAACACTCTATCCGAATTCGCTCAAGTTCAGGCTTCTAAACTTGTTTTACATTCGCCCGACCGTTGAAGCTGATTTCTTTGTCTATAATTCGAACTGGACTCGTGAACAGGCTGCTTTGCATTTCGGCGTGAAAATGTCGAGCAAGCCCGGCTGCGTTATTGGGTGCCCGATTGATAGAGACTTGTTCAATAAGCCTGAAGTCAAACCCTCTGCTTCAGAAAAGAAAGCATTTGCGCGCAAGTACGGCATTAGAAATTTTGACGGGATGTGCTTGAACGTAAGCCTTGATGAGCCGCGAAAAAACATCGAGACTTATTTTGAAATGGCGAGTCTTCGGCCGGATATAGCCTTTGTCCGCATCGGTAAGTTTTCGGATCGGCTCCGTGGAATCGTAAATGAGAAGAAACTCTACAACGTCTATCATTTCAGCAATTTCAATGCGGATGTATTGCGCGATTTTTATCGCCATGCTGACTTGATGGTCTATCCGTCGCTTTTGGAAGGTTTTGGGTTGCCGCCAATCGAGGCAATTGCCTGCGGTATTCCTGCTGTTGGCGCTGCGACTTCTGCAGTCAAGGAAAATCTAGAAGGGGTATGCCCGCTGGTGGATCCGCCGACAGATGCCGAAGCGTATGCCCGTGTTTTAGACCGCGTTCTTGCGGGTGAAAATGTCATAGACGAGAAAAAAGCAGCGGCCCTTTTGGGCCACTGCTCTATGAATTCTTTCAGTAAGCGAGTTCTTGAGTTCTTGAACTCTATTTCTTCCAGATTTTAA
- a CDS encoding MauE/DoxX family redox-associated membrane protein gives MKNTIIAGVLLLIATFFVTVGVAEISFPETFLTFTDQDWLLNIWPKAYRYNIHVGIGAVVIACALIVPAIKIQKDFAIRALETLCRVGIGGMFIFASVYKIQDPHQFATLVAQYQFFSALHLDFVNNFFALVYPQFEFWFGLAMIVSPFVKESAFAIFWMFVSFIIALAWALWNDLGITCGCFELEDGNAHDKAEAWTSLIRDLILIWPTLWLATRKNRSLIKIWKK, from the coding sequence ATGAAAAACACCATTATTGCAGGCGTTCTTCTCCTCATCGCGACATTCTTTGTGACCGTCGGCGTTGCTGAAATCAGCTTCCCGGAAACATTCCTCACATTCACCGACCAGGATTGGCTCCTGAACATTTGGCCGAAGGCTTACCGTTACAACATCCACGTTGGCATCGGCGCAGTCGTCATCGCATGTGCCCTGATCGTCCCCGCGATCAAGATTCAAAAGGATTTCGCGATCCGCGCTCTTGAAACGCTTTGCCGCGTAGGCATTGGCGGCATGTTCATCTTTGCATCGGTCTACAAGATCCAGGACCCGCACCAGTTCGCTACTCTCGTTGCGCAGTACCAGTTCTTCTCGGCACTGCACCTGGACTTCGTGAATAACTTCTTTGCGCTTGTCTATCCGCAATTTGAGTTCTGGTTTGGCCTCGCCATGATCGTATCGCCGTTCGTCAAAGAATCGGCATTTGCAATTTTCTGGATGTTCGTAAGCTTCATCATCGCACTCGCCTGGGCGCTCTGGAACGACCTCGGCATCACCTGCGGCTGCTTTGAACTCGAAGACGGCAACGCCCACGACAAGGCAGAAGCCTGGACAAGCCTCATCCGCGACCTCATCCTCATCTGGCCGACCCTCTGGCTTGCCACAAGAAAGAATCGCAGCTTGATTAAAATCTGGAAGAAATAG